The following are encoded in a window of Roseimaritima ulvae genomic DNA:
- a CDS encoding M56 family metallopeptidase, translating into MTFPISLVVSNLLVAALIAALALLVGRSGRRAVLAHLLWVAVFIKLVTPPIFRLPLLSIEPAWLPSLDLSLLLGSVWLLGFVSCLVRGVIRSLRFQRLLRREGIRDDEASAFVASLINPPSHSGSRQTSDTIHSWRRADHSSLLSQFRKHLPSLSVWESRAPARRGRPLRKEGEVEPMASRSRQTLDVLRVPLRLSPMLFGFPLRPVIVCPDPLWSRLTTTERHAFLAHETAHYRRRDHWVRWLEWLVTSAYWWFPGMQLARQQLERHEEACCDAWAVEHLDATPRQYAEALLKVVDFISEHAVGIPRIASGMRPTDSLEERLRLLMQRGREQHDSQTLSWFAGTACVALLAVHPMLRREPLSLADNNPAVTQQANPQHSAESSASLPAGSPQPLSLPNSDIPQGFWNQSPPPQWASFSLGPTGTRLVADVEGGIRIDGEQHPTLSFAMKDLQALVEIPSTKRLVIGNHEGNIQLWDLAAAAPVSLIGKHPACVTSLAYHESGGLVSADQAGAVIRWDLQSGQILARWAESDRPVQSVRYARDGQTMMILCGRWNDAASNQQTYLVHSRTLQTLDSWTLHDKVAVVLDSHADGWVSVDWSGTVRRLETSLPADTWPKELVSSLVLSQDSQPPWEPQ; encoded by the coding sequence ATGACGTTTCCGATTTCGCTCGTTGTCAGCAACCTCCTGGTCGCTGCCCTGATCGCTGCCCTAGCCCTGCTGGTCGGTCGCTCGGGTCGTCGCGCGGTGCTTGCGCATCTGCTGTGGGTGGCGGTGTTTATCAAACTGGTGACGCCCCCCATTTTCCGCCTGCCCCTGCTGTCGATCGAACCTGCTTGGCTGCCATCGCTGGACCTGAGCTTGCTGCTGGGCAGCGTCTGGTTGCTGGGTTTTGTGTCTTGCTTGGTTCGCGGCGTGATCCGCTCTCTGCGTTTTCAAAGATTGCTACGACGAGAAGGCATCCGCGACGACGAAGCTTCCGCCTTCGTGGCATCGCTCATCAACCCGCCCTCCCATAGCGGAAGTCGCCAGACTTCGGACACCATTCACTCCTGGAGACGAGCAGATCACAGCTCCTTGCTCTCCCAATTCAGAAAGCATTTACCTTCACTCTCCGTCTGGGAGAGTCGAGCCCCAGCGAGGAGAGGGCGACCGCTTAGGAAGGAAGGTGAAGTTGAGCCGATGGCGTCCCGAAGTCGGCAGACCTTGGACGTCCTCCGCGTCCCGTTGCGGCTCTCACCGATGTTATTTGGGTTCCCCCTGCGGCCGGTGATCGTTTGCCCGGATCCCTTATGGTCGCGGCTGACCACCACGGAACGCCACGCCTTCCTTGCTCACGAAACAGCGCACTACCGCCGCCGCGACCACTGGGTGCGGTGGCTGGAATGGCTGGTCACTTCGGCCTACTGGTGGTTCCCCGGCATGCAACTGGCGCGGCAACAATTGGAACGCCATGAAGAAGCCTGCTGTGACGCTTGGGCGGTGGAGCATTTGGACGCGACACCTCGCCAATACGCCGAAGCGCTATTAAAGGTCGTCGATTTTATCAGCGAACATGCGGTGGGAATCCCGCGGATCGCCAGTGGCATGCGTCCCACCGACTCGCTGGAAGAACGCTTGCGTCTGTTGATGCAACGCGGCCGTGAGCAACACGATTCGCAAACATTGTCATGGTTCGCGGGGACGGCTTGCGTAGCGTTGTTGGCCGTCCACCCGATGCTGCGCCGGGAACCTTTATCGCTGGCCGACAACAACCCGGCGGTGACCCAGCAAGCGAATCCGCAGCACTCCGCCGAATCGTCCGCTTCATTGCCGGCCGGCTCACCCCAGCCGCTGTCCTTGCCCAACAGCGATATCCCCCAAGGCTTTTGGAATCAATCTCCACCGCCGCAGTGGGCCAGTTTCTCGCTCGGTCCGACCGGAACTCGCCTGGTCGCCGATGTGGAAGGCGGGATTCGCATCGACGGCGAGCAACATCCGACGCTGTCCTTCGCTATGAAAGACCTGCAGGCGTTGGTCGAAATTCCGTCGACCAAACGCCTGGTGATCGGCAACCACGAGGGCAACATTCAGCTGTGGGACCTGGCAGCCGCCGCGCCGGTGTCGTTGATCGGCAAACATCCGGCCTGCGTGACCAGTCTGGCGTACCACGAAAGCGGCGGTCTGGTTTCGGCCGATCAAGCCGGAGCGGTGATTCGCTGGGACCTGCAGTCTGGGCAGATCCTGGCTCGCTGGGCTGAATCCGATCGCCCTGTTCAATCCGTCCGTTACGCTCGCGATGGCCAAACCATGATGATTCTGTGCGGCCGCTGGAACGACGCGGCCAGCAATCAACAAACCTATCTAGTCCACAGCCGCACACTACAAACACTCGACAGTTGGACCTTGCATGACAAAGTGGCCGTGGTGCTCGATTCGCACGCCGACGGCTGGGTCTCGGTCGATTGGTCGGGAACCGTGCGCCGTCTGGAAACCAGTTTGCCGGCCGATACCTGGCCCAAAGAACTGGTCTCCTCACTGGTCCTGTCACAAGATTCACAACCTCCCTGGGAACCGCAGTAA
- a CDS encoding endonuclease/exonuclease/phosphatase family protein — translation MIQTPSDNPPKSPVNRRDLLKGAAMGGLAMAATHATGLSAAEPEDRSLRVIAYNVYKCTGWPKDRARAKQATAAGQMPDRIAMELALYQPDIINFSESPDEAVVKRIAERLRMNYVRFPSGGNWPGTLLSRYEIEASKNVPLVSGERPKDLFTRHWGRATIRLPDAGPLIVHSAHLYPGADPAIRLREIPAMLESMRDDFEANRSMLLIGDLNHGPDTEEYKMWIDAGWVDTFSKVGKGDGLTIKADKPQWRIDYVMAAGAIAQNIYQSKPLFEGAFRTNPADPESFALSDHLPQLAEFEYTVAK, via the coding sequence ATGATCCAAACACCGTCGGACAATCCACCCAAAAGCCCGGTTAATCGGCGAGACCTGTTGAAGGGGGCCGCTATGGGGGGCTTGGCGATGGCCGCGACGCATGCCACCGGGCTTTCAGCCGCCGAGCCGGAGGATCGCTCGCTGCGAGTGATCGCATACAACGTCTACAAGTGCACCGGCTGGCCGAAGGATCGAGCCAGGGCCAAGCAGGCCACGGCGGCGGGGCAGATGCCGGATCGGATTGCGATGGAGCTCGCCCTCTACCAGCCGGACATCATCAACTTTTCCGAATCGCCCGACGAAGCGGTGGTCAAACGGATCGCCGAGCGGCTGAGGATGAACTACGTCCGCTTTCCCAGTGGCGGTAATTGGCCAGGCACGCTGCTCAGTCGGTATGAAATCGAGGCTTCCAAAAACGTGCCACTGGTTTCAGGTGAGCGACCCAAAGATTTGTTTACGCGACACTGGGGGCGGGCCACCATCCGGCTGCCAGACGCTGGTCCGTTGATCGTCCATTCGGCTCATCTGTATCCCGGTGCCGACCCGGCGATTCGGTTAAGAGAAATTCCTGCGATGCTAGAGTCGATGCGGGACGACTTCGAGGCAAACCGTTCGATGTTGTTGATCGGCGACCTGAATCACGGCCCCGATACCGAAGAATACAAAATGTGGATCGATGCCGGTTGGGTCGACACGTTCAGCAAAGTTGGCAAAGGCGACGGATTGACGATCAAGGCGGACAAGCCCCAGTGGCGAATCGACTACGTGATGGCTGCTGGGGCGATAGCGCAAAACATCTACCAGTCGAAGCCTCTGTTTGAAGGCGCCTTTCGGACCAATCCCGCCGACCCCGAATCCTTTGCGCTCAGCGACCACCTACCGCAACTGGCCGAGTTCGAATACACGGTCGCTAAGTAG
- a CDS encoding FMN-binding protein: MGRSLNITLLIGFLLAVLGSGSRTAAEDLVEFINGTTATGTIKSIRKADKEFDFELTVGSRTFQRVYPFSKVHAVTYQGKRYELTPKPAAEAGKPGSPAKRTKAEVLAIIAAAGETPPDWFESTPLDYPPTLDLSWPLKPPTKGWQSHKNMGQYIWSVINENPGRWRSGIKLIHHCVTLHQDDPVLLARDMNALGSAYFRLLQDYPRAAFWLQQAKPSVSTQAGVHLAECYWRLGNPEMAKAMLRGRSVNLAAIKLLGDMGEIAWALRLAKAYEGSNAEPQANILAADALRSAGRLTEAIHYYQRVVDSKRYRNEEYERRFVARAKESIETIQLVDMADVSKVADGTYRDSSTGYNGKLTVEVVVNAGRMDAVKITNHKEKQFYSALTDTPQQLINNQSVQAIDATSGATITSQAIVNATAKALAKGNQ; the protein is encoded by the coding sequence ATGGGACGTTCGCTGAATATTACCCTGCTGATTGGGTTCCTCCTCGCGGTGCTTGGCTCCGGCTCACGTACCGCTGCGGAAGACTTGGTGGAATTTATCAATGGCACAACGGCAACGGGCACGATAAAGTCCATTCGCAAAGCCGACAAGGAATTTGATTTCGAATTGACCGTGGGTTCGCGTACGTTCCAGCGAGTGTATCCGTTCAGCAAAGTCCACGCGGTCACTTATCAGGGAAAACGCTACGAGCTAACCCCCAAACCCGCTGCCGAAGCGGGGAAGCCCGGTTCCCCTGCCAAACGCACCAAAGCCGAAGTATTGGCGATCATCGCCGCCGCCGGAGAAACTCCGCCCGACTGGTTTGAATCGACGCCGTTGGACTACCCGCCCACGCTGGATTTGTCTTGGCCGCTGAAACCGCCGACCAAAGGTTGGCAGAGCCATAAAAATATGGGCCAGTACATTTGGTCGGTGATCAATGAGAATCCGGGACGCTGGCGATCGGGCATCAAGTTGATCCATCACTGCGTCACGCTGCATCAGGATGATCCAGTGTTGTTGGCCCGCGACATGAACGCCCTGGGTTCCGCCTACTTTCGCCTGTTGCAAGACTACCCACGAGCGGCATTTTGGTTACAGCAAGCCAAACCTTCAGTGTCCACTCAAGCCGGCGTGCATCTGGCGGAATGTTATTGGCGCCTGGGCAATCCCGAGATGGCCAAGGCGATGCTGCGCGGACGGTCGGTGAACCTGGCAGCCATCAAACTGCTCGGCGACATGGGAGAGATCGCCTGGGCGCTGCGACTGGCCAAAGCCTACGAGGGCAGCAACGCGGAACCGCAAGCCAACATCCTGGCCGCCGACGCTCTCCGCAGCGCCGGCCGCCTGACCGAAGCCATCCATTACTACCAGCGTGTTGTCGATTCAAAACGCTATCGAAATGAAGAGTACGAACGACGCTTTGTGGCTCGAGCCAAAGAAAGCATCGAAACCATCCAACTGGTCGACATGGCGGACGTCAGTAAGGTTGCCGACGGAACCTATCGCGATAGCAGCACGGGCTATAACGGAAAACTAACCGTCGAAGTGGTCGTCAACGCGGGGCGGATGGATGCCGTCAAAATCACCAATCACAAAGAAAAACAGTTCTACTCAGCATTGACCGATACCCCGCAGCAGCTGATCAACAACCAAAGCGTCCAAGCCATCGACGCGACCAGTGGAGCGACGATCACGTCCCAAGCGATTGTCAATGCAACCGCCAAAGCGCTGGCCAAGGGAAACCAATGA
- the rlmKL gene encoding bifunctional 23S rRNA (guanine(2069)-N(7))-methyltransferase RlmK/23S rRNA (guanine(2445)-N(2))-methyltransferase RlmL: MNDESFDLVAACAFGLEAVVRRELQGLGIEATIGEPGRIHFRGNHETICQANLWLRTADRVLIRVAEFPAADFDALFETTRDIQWGRLLPADASFPVTGRSAKSTLTSVPACQRAVKRAVVDAMRRDHGTESLPETGSEYKLDVAILRDTATLTIDTTGRSLHRRGYRTHITQAPLKETLAAALVMLSYWRAGKPLLDPFCGSGTIPIEAARIGRNMAPGRDREFAAEAWDDFPAELWQAARTLADAAVLPPLEERIVASDIDDRAIRAARDNASRAGVEQDIHFQVLPVEQTTSRRRFGCLITNPPYGMRIGRESYEEARELDYLYQSLPDVLRKLPTWSHYFLTAYPGFERVVGRRADRRRKLYNGRIECTYYQFHGPKPVVGQQPSEDADEPTVTSDDALSPPANTPTDKPYVHAVGAPAFGQLTDKAAEQAELFTSRLKKRAKHLRRWPTRRGITCFRLYERDIPEIPLVVDRYEDYLHITEYERPHERDPAQHANWLDLMAETAGKALEIPKQNVFLKRRSRQRGKTQHTKFSETQQRIEVQEGGLRFLVNLADYVDTGLFLDHRNTRQMVRDEAEGKTFLNLFGYTGSFTVYAAAGGARKTVTVDLSRAYLEWAADNMRLNGFEGEQHRFVVQDVATFIGEHPPGEMYDLVVYDPPTFSNSKRTEKDWDVQVDAVPLLLDLLPLVRKGGVIYFSNNFRRFKFDPEAIPAGQVREISKHTVPEDYRNKRIHRCWRITK; encoded by the coding sequence GTGAACGATGAATCTTTTGACTTGGTGGCCGCCTGTGCATTTGGGCTGGAAGCCGTCGTTCGCCGCGAATTGCAGGGTTTGGGAATCGAAGCGACGATCGGCGAACCCGGTCGCATCCATTTTCGTGGCAACCACGAAACCATCTGCCAAGCGAACCTCTGGCTGCGGACGGCCGACCGCGTGTTGATCCGCGTGGCCGAATTTCCTGCCGCCGATTTTGATGCCCTGTTCGAAACCACCCGCGACATCCAATGGGGGCGTCTGCTGCCCGCCGACGCCAGCTTCCCCGTCACCGGCCGCTCCGCCAAATCGACCCTGACCAGCGTGCCGGCTTGCCAGCGCGCGGTCAAACGAGCCGTTGTGGATGCCATGCGCCGCGACCACGGCACCGAGTCGCTACCGGAAACGGGCAGTGAATACAAACTCGACGTCGCGATCCTTCGAGACACCGCGACGCTGACGATCGACACCACCGGCCGCAGCCTGCACCGCCGCGGCTACCGAACGCACATCACGCAAGCCCCGCTGAAAGAAACTCTGGCCGCCGCCCTGGTCATGCTCAGCTACTGGCGGGCCGGCAAACCGCTGCTCGATCCATTTTGCGGCAGCGGCACGATCCCCATCGAAGCAGCTCGCATCGGCCGCAATATGGCGCCGGGACGTGACCGCGAATTCGCCGCCGAAGCCTGGGACGACTTTCCCGCCGAACTGTGGCAGGCCGCGCGGACCCTCGCCGATGCCGCCGTGTTGCCGCCACTGGAAGAACGCATCGTGGCCAGCGATATCGACGACCGCGCCATCCGCGCCGCTCGCGACAACGCGAGCCGCGCCGGCGTCGAACAGGACATCCACTTTCAAGTTCTGCCCGTCGAGCAAACGACCAGCCGCCGCCGCTTCGGCTGCTTGATCACCAACCCGCCCTACGGCATGCGGATTGGCCGAGAAAGCTACGAAGAAGCCCGTGAGCTGGATTACTTGTACCAGTCGCTGCCCGACGTGCTGCGGAAACTGCCCACCTGGTCGCACTATTTCTTAACCGCCTACCCAGGATTTGAACGTGTCGTGGGTCGCCGCGCCGATCGCCGCCGCAAACTGTACAACGGCCGCATCGAATGCACCTACTACCAATTCCACGGTCCCAAACCGGTCGTTGGCCAACAGCCGTCGGAAGATGCAGACGAACCCACCGTCACCAGCGACGACGCTCTGTCACCGCCCGCCAACACACCGACTGATAAACCTTACGTGCACGCCGTCGGCGCCCCGGCGTTTGGACAACTAACCGACAAAGCCGCCGAACAAGCTGAGCTGTTTACTTCGCGATTAAAGAAACGAGCCAAACATCTGCGGCGCTGGCCCACACGACGCGGCATCACCTGTTTCCGTTTGTACGAACGCGATATCCCGGAAATCCCGCTAGTCGTCGATCGTTACGAAGACTATCTGCACATCACCGAATACGAACGACCACACGAGCGCGATCCGGCGCAACACGCCAATTGGCTGGACCTGATGGCTGAAACGGCCGGCAAAGCGCTAGAAATCCCCAAACAAAATGTGTTTCTCAAACGCCGCAGCCGCCAGCGCGGCAAAACCCAACACACCAAGTTTTCGGAAACACAGCAACGCATCGAAGTCCAAGAAGGCGGTTTACGGTTCCTGGTCAATCTGGCCGACTATGTCGACACCGGCCTGTTCTTGGACCACCGCAATACCCGTCAAATGGTTCGCGACGAAGCCGAAGGCAAAACGTTCCTGAATCTGTTTGGCTACACGGGTTCGTTCACCGTCTACGCGGCTGCCGGCGGTGCAAGAAAAACAGTCACGGTGGATCTATCGCGAGCGTATTTGGAATGGGCCGCCGACAACATGCGGCTGAACGGTTTCGAAGGCGAACAGCACCGCTTTGTCGTCCAAGACGTGGCGACCTTCATCGGCGAACATCCGCCGGGCGAGATGTACGACTTGGTGGTCTACGATCCGCCTACCTTTTCCAACAGTAAACGCACCGAAAAGGACTGGGACGTGCAAGTCGACGCGGTGCCACTGTTGTTGGACCTGTTACCACTGGTTCGCAAGGGCGGCGTGATCTATTTTTCGAACAACTTCCGCCGCTTCAAATTCGACCCCGAAGCAATCCCCGCCGGCCAAGTCCGGGAGATTTCCAAACATACGGTTCCCGAAGACTACCGCAACAAGCGAATCCACCGCTGCTGGCGAATCACAAAATAG